Proteins found in one Zea mays cultivar B73 chromosome 1, Zm-B73-REFERENCE-NAM-5.0, whole genome shotgun sequence genomic segment:
- the LOC100272670 gene encoding uncharacterized protein LOC100272670, producing the protein MCPARPWRQPQLGAPSASPGLRLLLAPAWSSLDLQLRRPAELPGCRALLSFAAHRCSSSRRPCFSLSSSTPAMARVSAPSPTACPSSSSRPRPRRGPSSPALLPAQLSSARPISLRSAPSSVFLGRARSGRGHRRAQGPARRMSTHHAWSNGGNL; encoded by the coding sequence ATGTGCCCTGCTCGCCCATGGCGCCAGCCACAGCTCGGAGCTCCCTCTGCATccccaggcctgcgcctgctgctTGCCCCAGCTTGGAGCTCGCTCGACCTCCAGCTCCGGCGCCCGGCTGAGCTCCCTGGCTGCCGCGCCCTGCTCTCTTTTGCTGCTCACCGGTGCTCCAGCTCGCGGCGCCCCTGCTTTTCTCTCTCCTCCTCTACTCCCGCCATGGCGCGCGTCTCTGCTCCCTCCCCCACGGCGTGCCCCTCAAGCTCGTCCAGGCCGCGACCTCGTCGTGGACCTTCCTCGCCGGCGCTCCTCCCTGCTCAGCTCTCCAGCGCGCGCCCCATCTCGCTGCGCTCGGCCCCCAGCTCGGTCTTCCTCGGTCGCGCTCGCTCTGGTCGTGGACACCGTCGAGCTCAGGGCCCTGCTCGCCGTATGTCCACGCATCATGCGTGGAGCAATGGGGGAAATCTATAG